aaataaatcaatgacaGGTTGACAGGCCTCTTGAACCCTTCTCAATATAACCCTACTACCTGATATGCTAGACACCTTTGttcaaaaagtgtgtttttttttaaaaaggatgtttgcaaaacatgaaaataataaccATTAACTTTCAAAAGTTGACAACTTGTGATTCAATATTTAGTGCTTCtggtaaaatttaaaaaataaattaagttaaGGCTTAAACATTTTATCTGAGAGTGAGTTTAGGGCAACAGTCCCAAAAATTCTACCCATGGTAGGGTAGGGACAAAGTTTTTTTCAAGTTCAGTCAgaatattggaaatatatgaCAGATATTCATTTTCCATATTCATCCAGAGGACCTGGGGCAGTGAtaatgaacagtctcaagtctgagttcagactcaagactccttatggcaaaacttcatttcaatGTAATTTTTCTTCTATTATAGCAATGATGGTgaaattagctgaaatacattaatatttgaatgttttacttttattaacatacactTTTGCTAAAGAAATggataaatatgattttttgttcatttatattcattttattcatgcttttctgagtctgagtctagacttgagactgtttgtaatcatggcccaAACCTTTATCCATGCTGTCACAGagaaacttttttattttccatttttctaAGTTATCTTTATATAACTAAATTGTATTTTCCTTCTAACCTTTTAAGCTttgtatgttttcaaattatacatCTTGGACTTGTGAATGGTGACAAATTTCAGCTTCATTTctaatataacaaatatctaatatttatatattttttttattttaaatagaacaAACACACACCTTTAAATCAGAAAACTGCTGCTGAATCTTAGGCCTCTCCTGCCGATATTTCTCAATCTGCTCTTGTAGTTTTTTCTCCCTACGTTCCTTGCGCTTTTCATCCATGCGTTTGTCAACTGCCTCGTACACTGCATCCGCTTCCTCATCATCTTTGTCATATGGGTCCTTGCTGCACAAGCTTCCTCCATATCCGGTAAACTGGGAAACATAATACAGACTATATAGCTTTAAACACTGTgccataaatattttgattaaagatGATGATTCCAATTAAAGAACTATACACctcatatgaaaaatattgcatgaaaaatTAAGAAATGGTAAAAAGATAAtgacaatttcaaataaaacacaataacaacAGGGGTTCAAACATCTGATTATTGTCAACCCTAAAAAAATTGCTGGGGGTTGTTTGAGAATGAGGGATTCATGTCTAAAGCAGTGTTAATTGAATTAGAAcacttttttcaattgtttccaAAGTTGTTTATAGAAATTTCAAGGTACTCCCTACTGTTACTGATTCAAAGGTATGAGCTAAACAAGATATAAACAACTATtcaatagtaaaataaaaaacactCAATCCTGACTTCAGAATTATTCCCGAACTTTGTAACTCATGTACAGTATTATAGCGAGAGATAAAAAGTGTAACGATTCAAATATTGCTATCTTTATTATTCTGCATGAGGAAGAAGATTTGTTACCTCATCATAGTTAGCATCATTAAGGTCTTCCTCCTCATCATCACCATCCCGCGGTTTCTTTACTGGTGGACCATGGCGATCATCTCTGAAAGTGATTATTAATAATtgtgaacaaaatgaaattgcaACCAGCAGTGTTCAGCCAATGACGCGCCCTTGCGCCATTGGCGCAGAAAAAATAGGGATGGCGCAACAAAATACCTGTAGACGGGCCGATCGGCGCGCCCGTTTTTCAAAAAGCCATTTTGACTTAATCAAATCTTTAAAGAGCCGTTTTGACttaatcaatttcttttttcagaagttttacaGCACAGCATTCATTCGATAAAACaacgattttcattggtccgTATACGTGTAACTATCCAACCGCGAGgggtagtatattttttttacccaaATTCAATGTCATCATAATGgctgagaaaaagaaaacatctATCTATCTCTATCTATATGTTACGTCATCTCAGTCACGCTTGACTTTTATGTGACGGGTGGTATAGGGTCAagaaaaaagaatgaaatgatAGGAAAGATTAGAGTAAGCGGATagataaaagaagaaaaaagtctAAAGTACTTATTGTCAGTTACGTTTTCACCTCCTTAACCTAAGCCAATCCGGTTATGGTGGCCACTGCCGGCACAGCCTTAAGAATCCTCGAAAGCTACTTGTAACTGACCCCTAACCCTTAAGAGAAGACGGTGGACAGCCCCTGCTTGAAGGATACCAAGTCTGGGGCTTCAACAATGCTTGATGGTAGCTTGTTCCACTCTGTGATGGTCCGTGGAAAGAAGGAGAACTTGTAGTAAGAGGTAGAAGTTGATATCTGTGTAAAGTTCCTGTTGTTAGAGGTTCTTGTGGAGCGGTTGGAGGGAGTGAGGTAGGAATCAGCTTGTATGTCGACCAGGTTGTTCACGATCTTATACATCATGGTCAGTTGTGCCTTGGTCCTACGCGATTCTAAGGTCTCCCATCCAAGATCTTCCAGCATGGATGTTACACTACTGGTGTTGTGATAGCGTTTTGTCACATACCTTGCAGCTCTTCTCTGAACCATTTCAAGCCTCCTAATGTGTGTTTTGGTGTAGGGGTTCCAGACTGTTGAGCAATACTCAAGTTGTGGGCGCACTAGAGCGTTGTAGGCGCGGGCTTTCGTTTCTTCACTTGAGATACGTAGATTGCGTCGAAGAAATCCCAAGGTTGAGTTGCCCTTCTTAGCGATCTTACTGATGTGAGTGTCCCAGGAGAGGTTGGTACAGATGTTCAAACCAAGGTATTTTGTACAGTCTTCTGTTTCTAATGTATGGCCCTTAAGTTTGTAATCGTGTACAGTTGGAGATCTCTTCCTGTGAACCCGCAAGATGCTGCACTTTTCCGGATGGAAGGACATCCCCCACTTTTCTTCCCATTTAGCTAGGTTGTGTAGATCAGTTTGTAGTTGGTTGCAGTCTGATTGGTTGTCTATCTGTCTGTAAACCACACAGTCATCGGTGAACAGTCTCGTGCTGGATGAAACCTGAAGTGGCAGATCGTTGATAAACGCTAGAAATAATATGGGCCCGAGTACGCTTCCCTGTGGGACTCCGCTGACTACGGGTGCTGGCTCGGACGTAGCGCCATCAACAATTACCCTCTGGGATCTGTTTGACAGAAACGATCTAATCCAAGGCAGAGTAGTTCCTCGAATACCGTAGTGGTCTAGTTTAGCCAAGAGTTGTCTGTGTGGCACCTTGTCGAACGCTTTGGAGAAGTCGAGTACGGCGAGGTCAAACTGTTTTCCTTTACTCATAGAAGATATGAGTTCATCAACCAGTGTTACAAGTTGGGTTTCACAGCTACGCTTACGTCTGAAGCCATGTTGGCTATCTGTGAGGATATCGTGACTGTCGAAGTGCTTCATAACGTTGCTTACAACTATGTGCTCAAGAAGTTTGCAGCATATGCAGGTTAGGGACACTGGTCTGTAATTACTGGCCTTAAAACGTTCACCTTTCTTGAAAATGGCAGAAACGTTGGCAGTTTTCCAGATAGATGGGACCTCCCCAGACTGTAGGCACTTATTGAAGATCGTGCTGAGGTATGGTGCACACTGGTCGGCTAATTCTTTAAGGATTCTGGATGGTATCATATCTGGACCTGTGGCCTTGTTGGGGTTAAGTTTCTTTAACAAAGCTAGTACTCCTTCTGGTGTTACTTCTATGTCATTCATGGATGGGTATGGATCTCCATCGGGTGTTGGTGTATTTGAGTTGTTTTCTTGGGTAAAGACAGACTGGTACTGTTGATTCAGAATGTTTGCTTTGTCTATCGGCTCATTGTGTAGTTTCCCTTTGTCCTTCAAGGGTGCAATGCCGCAGCTATCCTTACGAAGAGCTTTAATATAGGCCCAAAACTTTTTCTGTTTCTTGGGTGGTTGGTCTAGTTCGTCATCATCACCCTCTATTAGGTCTTCGACATGTTTCCAATAAGCTTGGCGTTCTAGTTTCTGCGTGGTGCTTCTAGCCTTTTCATATTT
This genomic stretch from Mya arenaria isolate MELC-2E11 chromosome 10, ASM2691426v1 harbors:
- the LOC128206420 gene encoding uncharacterized protein LOC128206420, with product MSFHPEKCSILRVHRKRSPTVHDYKLKGHTLETEDCTKYLGLNICTNLSWDTHISKIAKKGNSTLGFLRRNLRISSEETKARAYNALVRPQLEYCSTVWNPYTKTHIRRLEMVQRRAARYVTKRYHNTSSVTSMLEDLGWETLESRRTKAQLTMMYKIVNNLVDIQADSYLTPSNRSTRTSNNRNFTQISTSTSYYKFSFFPRTITEWNKLPSSIVEAPDLVSFKQGLSTVFS